GTGCCGAAGTGCTGTTTCTGCCTCTGTCCGGTTGGCCCTGTGCGGCATTGTCGCCGCCACCGCCCCAGTTCGACATATCAATATTGATATAGACGGGTGGTGGCTCAATTGCTTTTTCCGGGACGGAAAACTTGTAAAACATAAGCAGGGCCAACATGCCAAGGTGAACCAACAGGCTGGTAAGTATCGCCTTGGTGCGGTCTTCTTCTCTATGGACTATGGCTTTCATGACTATTGCAGTTTTGGGTGAATGGATGCCGAAACGGTGTTGAATGCACAAAAAATTATTTGTCGTCTTTCAACTGATTGGTGGCCAAGATAGTTCGCACCTTCAATTTATTGGCAATATCCAACACGAACACAACATCTTCAATGGGCACTCCCTGCTCGGCAGCGATGGTGATGGTCACCTTCGTGGGGTCTTCGTCTTCGGCTCTTACCCGCGAGCCGAGCACAGGCTGGAGCGATTGGCGGTCAATGGGGCTATTGCCAAGGTACATCTGGCCGGTCTTTCTTATCGAGACGGCCAACGGAGTGGAGGCGATGGGGGCGGAGGAGCTACTCGAGGGCAGCTGTAGTTGCAGCGAGTTGGTGGTGACGAAATTGGATGTCAGCATGAAGAACATCAACAGGAGGAAGATGACGTCAATCATGGCTGCCAAACTGAATTCCGGCTCTACTCGTTGTCTTCTTTTGAGTCCCATATTCTTTATTAGTTGTTCGTTGTTCGTTGTTCGTTGTTCGTTGTTGGTTGTTTGTTGTTCGTTGTTGGTTGTTTGTTGTTGGTTGTTTGTTGTTGGTTGTTTGTTGTTGGTTGCTTGTTCGTAGAGTTGACTTTTTTGTAAAAAATTGAAATTCAAGCACCAACAAACCATGAACAACGAGAAAAAATCAGCGTGAGGGTTCTTGGAGCAGGTCCATAAACTGCATGGCCGTGTTCTCCATTTTGAAAATAACTTGGTCGAGTTTCGACACCAGCAGGTTGTAACCCGCCATTGCCATGATGGACACGAACAGGCCAAAGGCGGTGGCTGTGAGGGCGTGGTAGATACCGTCGGAAAGCGTTTTTGCAGTGATGGCTCCCTCGGCGTTGGCCATGGCTTGGAAGGCGATGATGAGACCTATTACCGTGCCCAACAGACCTATCATGGGTGCGATGCCAGAGATGGAGGCCAAAGTGGAGAGGTTTTTTTCGAGTTTGAGCAGTTCGAGGTTGCCGACGGTTTCGATAGACTTGTTGATGTCGTCCAGTGGTTTTCCGATGCGGTCAAGACCTTTTTCCACCATGCGGGCCATGGGGGCATCCACGCTTTGGCACAGGGCTTTGGCTGCTTGAAGGTTTCCGTTTTCCACGCTGTTTCGGATGCTATTCATGAAGTTTTGGTCCACTTGGCCTGCTCTGCTGAGCGTGAAGTACCGCTCCACGATGATATAAACGGCGTAAATGGATAGCAAAGTCAGGATGCCAATCACTACTTGGCCAGAGGCGCTGCTGCCCGTGATGAGGTCGAACAGGCTTTGCGATTCGGCGGGGGGCGGCGTGGTCGTGGCGGGAGTAGTGGTGCCAGGGGTAGTGCTTGGGCGCGTTTGCAAAAAGAAGAAAGAGGTCAAAAAGGCGTTTACTATCATGTTAGTTGTTGCAATTAGTTGGTGAAACTGATTGTTTCCTTTGAGCGATTGCGAACGCCAAAAGTAGCGCATTTTGTATTCGGCCAAATTTTTTCCTTAACATTTTTCGCATCAAGGGGCATGTTTTGGCGGGGAAAAGACAAATATCAGTGGTTGAGAATGAAAGTGTTATCGGAAATCGCCCTTGTCGCGCATCATCTTTTGCCCCTCCCAAATAATCGGTTTTAAAATTGTGTGAAAATTTCGCTCGCGGCTTTTCAATTGACATGGCTTTGTTGGCTGTCGCTTGCGGTTGTTGACGTACCTTTGCCAAACAAATGTTTGATATGAATTCAAAAACCGGTTTCTTGCTTGCCGCGCTCCTCGGGTTGATGGCTTGTGGTGGCGATGCCCCTAAGACCAGCGATGCTCCGCCCAACACCCCTTCCGCTAAAGCGGACGCTCGCCCCATCACTTGGCTCGAAGGTATTTACGCGACCTCCAGTTCGCCCGCCAACGAAATTTATGACTTGTTCGACGACGACCCCTCCACTGGCTGGCGCACCCAAACTGGGGCTGGGCCAGACGAGGGCATTATGCTCTATTTCCCCAACGCGCTGCCACTCCAATCCATTCAGATTGTGCCCGAAGAGGGGCGTTTTCAAGGAGCGGATGCTTACATTCAGACGTACGTCAACGGTGCCTTGGGAGGAGGGGGCAAACCCGGCGATAAAATCGCCTTGGGAGAAGAGTTGGTCAAATCGCTCTATATACGCTTTGTGAAATCTGGTTTGGAGGAAGTCTCAAGACCTCAGAATAAAGATGAGGCGGTGGTCGAGATAGAGTCGTTTCCGGCCAATGAATATATCGGTGTGAAAGAACTCAAGGTGTGGAACGACAAGGGGGAGCTCCTGCGGCTCAAACCACCCAAACGGGTGCGCGGCACCCTGTCGGCATCCTCCACGCTTCAGCCCGAAATCGCGTACAGCGTCGCCAATTTGTTCGATGCCCGCAAGGAGTTCGTCTGGGTGGAGGGCAATAAAAAGACATCTGGCGAGGGCGAATCGCTCACCTTTGAGTTTGATGAACCAGTGAACATCACGGCCATCCAAATCTGGAATGGCTACCAACGGTCCGACGAGCATTTTGCCGCCAATGCGCGTGTGCGCGATTTTGGGTTTGGCCTGCAAGGAGGCGAGGCAACCACTTACACGCTGCGCGACACGAAGGCTGGCCAAAAAATTGAATTGACGGCACCCTTAAAAGGCAAATCGTTCACCTTGTCCATTCAAAGTATCTATGCCGGAAGCAGATACAAGGACTTGGCCATCAGCGACATGGTTTTTTTCGATGGTCAGAAGCCGTTCGTGTTGTACTCAAAATTGCTCGAGCGTACCCAGTCGAACTTGCGCAACGAAATCGGGAGCTCCCCGCTCGTCCAAATTCTAAATCGCCGCGTCAGCAATGTGGTGCAGGAGGTCGGTGTGATGACCCAACAATCGCTCATCCTGCGTTCCGACGGTACTTTTGTCATGTATAGCAGCGACATCATGCCCGACGACACGGAAGTGCAAACACTTGCCGACGGTAATTGGGAACTCATTTCCTCTGACCCTGCGGAGGCAGTCATCAAAGTTTTTGGCAGGTGGAACAACGTCTCTGATTTCGCAGACTACTATCGGGGCAACACTACCCAAAACGTCACGCGCATTTTTAGCGACCAAGTATTGACGGATGGCAACATCGTGCGCGGAAAGCGGATGCTCGGGACGTTTTATCTGAGATAAGGTGAGGATAGGGGTCATACTGTACAAATTGTTCGCTTGGGCGCTACTTTCAATTTTTCAAGACCAAAACCCATCGTGGCTGCTCTGGTGCTGGCGACGGCTTCGGCGATGCTGCGCTATTGGTCGCTGGCGCAAACGTCTTTCTCGAATGGTTGGGACAGCTATTTCTATCTCGTGCAGCTGAAATCGCTGGAAGAGACAGGCAAAATGCACTCTCCTGATGCCTCCATCATTTATCCTTATTTGCGCTTGTTATATTGGCTCACAGGCGATTATGTGATGACCTTGAAAGTAGGCACGGCGCTTTTGTGCGCGCTATGGACGGCAGTGATGTGGCGCATGGGTGGCTTTGTGTTGGCTGCCTGGTCTGTCTTTTCTCCGCATCTGGTCTATTTTGCCGCTCAATATCCCAAAAATCTGCTGGGCGTGGTGCTGCTCGTTGCGTTCATTGGCACGCTTGAACACAGGCCACGCGGTGGGCTTAGAAAACCACTCCATTGGCTGTTTCCTCTTTTGTTGCTCCTGCTCAATTATTTTGGCCATCGGCTGACGTTCGTTTTGGCGCTGGCTTACCTTGTTTTATGGTTGGTTGGCACATGGAAGCCCGTGCCTACTCGGCTGATTTTTTCCCGCAAGAAGGTGCTCGTGGCGGGAGCTGCGATAGGCGTTTTCATGTTGGTCGGGCGTTTTTTTCCGGGCCTTTTTCATGTCGTTGACTTGGGGCGCTTGAAGGGCGCTTGGGCATGGCCGCCACAGTTTGCGCCTTACTCGTTTGTTGCGCATTTTGGCTTGGAACGCATTTCGGGTTGGTGGCTGGCAGAGATAGGGGTGGTGACGGGTTGCTGGCTGTGGTCGCTGATTCATGGGGCGAGGGAGAAGTTCGAGCCATTGTCCCCCGTGCGGGTCAATGGTTCATTAGTCATCCTTTCCGCCCTGCTCTTGTTCCCTTTTTTGGAGTGGTCGTTCACGGGTGTTGCGTGGCGGTTGTTCCTTGTTTTTGTGTTGCTTACCCCACTCTCGGTAATTGGTTTTCAAATTTTGGAAAATAGGCGAAGCGGCTTGGTTTTTGTGACCATTATGCTTTGCTGTTCTTTATTTTCTTGGAAAACTTATAGCCCCAAAATGCACGACCCGGACTACTCGCGTTTCTCGTTCATCACGGAGCAAGCACAAGCAGTGTTGAAAGAAAAGCAGGTGGAGTTGGTCATCGCGCACAACGCGCTGGCCGAGTTTTTCACCTACACGACGGGCGCCGATGCCATGCCGTGGCTGCCAGAATACGAGGTGGACTCGCTCCGTTTGTGGCGCATCGCAACCGGCGCAAGCCTGCAAGCGTTGAGATACTACGCCGGAGCCAACAGTGGCACCATCAAGCCGTTGGGTTATGGGTACTTCATGCTACCTGAGTATGTGTGGCAGGCAGCCCGCCGACAAGCCAAACACGAGCGAGATGAGTATTTTTTGACCGAGACGACCGATTGGCGCAATCCATCGCGTATTCGACCCTCGTGGTTACTGCATAGAAAAAGAACCCATTAGCCATTGTAAAACGATATATTCGACCGTTACCTTTAAAAATGCCGCCGTTTCCTTGATGGTATCGGATTGTAACGTACCTTTGACGCTAACTTTCGCACACCTTAAACTGTCACCGTCTTATGATTTTTCCATTTGGCAAAAAGAAAGACAACAATGCCGACAACGAGCAAGACAAGAAAAAACGCTCGCTCGACGACATTGAAGCCGACCTCACCGTGCTCGACAAAGACGAGATGAACAAAGTGGAGGGCGGCAAAACGAACAACTCGTTCGGCAGCCTTGGCGACCTCCGCGACAGCCTCGGCAGCACTATTCCCTTGTAATCAACCCTTCCCATACTTCGGAAGCCTTCTGTCGCTACGAGCGGCAGAAGGCTTTTACTTTTGCAGACGGCTGACGGTGCACCGTCAACCATGCACCGTCAATCGCATATCACATGGAAATTTTGCAGCGCCTTTGGGAGGGATTGCTTGCTACCACGCCGCTTGAGTTCGTCGCCGTGTTTTTCGGCGTTGCCAGCGTGATGTTTTCCCGGTTGGAAAACATCTGGGTCTATCCGACGGGCATCGTCAACACCACGATTTATATCTATCTGAGCATTGTCGCTGGGCTGTACGCCGAGGCTGGGGTGAATTTTTATTACACCGTGATGAGCATCGTCGGCTGGTGGTTGTGGGCACAGAAACGCGAAGGCCAAAAGGTGTTGCGCATCACTCGTTCAAGTCAGCGCGAATGGCTGAGCGCACTGGTTTTCTTTGGTTTGTGTTGGGCAGTCTTGTTTTTTATCCTGAAAAAACTCACCGACAGCACAGTGCCGCTCGCCGACGGCTTCGCGGCGGCGGCGGCCTACACGGGTATGTGGCTCATGGCTCGAAAGAAGTTGGAAAACTGGCTTTGGTGGATTGTGACGAACATCGCTTCCATGCCGCTTTACTTCGTCAAGGGTTTTGTGTTCACGAGTTTTCAATACTTCGTTTTTCTCGTGCTGGCGATTTTGGGCTATGTTGAGTGGCGGAGGAAAATGAGGGTTTCTATCCTTCCAGAATCATCAAAGCCAGCCAAGCAAACGGCAACACGAAGATAAAAGAATCGAATCGGTCAAGAAAGCCTCCGTGACCTGGCAAGATGGAGCCAGAGTCTTTGATGTGCGCGCTGCGTTTGAGCATGGACTCGACAAGGTCGCCAAGCGTGCCAAACAGTGCTACTATTATCGCTAGCACTATCCATTCCTCCGGGTCGAAGTCCGTGATGATTTTTGACAGGAGGATTGCGACGATGAAGGTGCATAAAATGCCGCCGATGGTGCCTTCCCACGTTTTTTTCGGGGAAATGCGGCTGAAAAAAGGTGTTTTCCCCAAAAATGAACCAGTAAAATAAGCCATCGTGTCGTTTGTCCAAGTCAGGAACAACAGCCCGAACACACGAAGCGGAGCGTAATTGTCATGCCAATAGGAAATCGAAATCAGCAAGGCAAAAGGAACACCTATGTACACCACCCCCAGCAGGTAGTGGCCGATGTTGGTGAACGGCCGCTCCGATTCCAAAAACAACTCCACGATAAAAAGCAGAAAAACGAACAGCATCAGCATGATAATGGACATCAGTATCGGGCTAACGTTGTCGGACAAATCAGCCACAAACAGATACGGTGAGAACTGACTGCCAGATGGCATGGAGAGAAACAGGTTGAAAATCTTGCTGCCAAACACAATGAACGGAAGGCAGCCGAGCACGGTGCCCACGATGCGTCGGAACCTTGCATGATTGGTTTCCTGACTGAACATTAGCCCGGTGAATTCCCACAAACAACCCGCCGTGATGAGGATAAATAGTAGGTAAAAAGCTTTGTCCCCGCCAAAAACACCACCGAGCATAGCGATGACGAAGATAATGGCGGAGATAACCCGTTGTTGCATTTTGATGGTGATTTTGCCGGAATGTTGATATTGTTATACTTCGCGCCGTTAGGTTTTGTGCATGGCAAAAAGCGCAATCTGCTCAAAATCAAGGAAATAAATCATGGGCATCTGACAAATCCTAGCGAATCAAGGTATAGTTCGTGTTCAGTCATTTTCGCCCGCTCACAATTCGCTCCCACAGTTTTTGAAACGACTCCTCGCTGCCTTTCACGCTGCTGCGGTTTCGGTTGTTTTGCTTCGCGTCCCACTCGCCTTTTTCATTTTTGAAAAGCAAAAACGGGAAAACGTAGTTGTTGCCGCGAATGGAATCGCCCAGTAGCCCGAAACGCAAGTCGTTCACCTGCAAGGTGTCGCCATTGTAGGGCATCACACTGTAATAGCCATTGGAAAACCAGCGCAAAAAACGCAGCGCCCGCGCATCGGGGGGGATGCCCTCAAGCAAATGGTGATTTTTCGGAATCACCGAAAAAGGCGCGTATCGCTCTGCTTGGTCGTTGAACCCGTACAAGCCGTAGTAAAAAGCCGTGTCATCCTCCGCCACACCATGCCAGACGATGTTGTTGAAAATCGTCGGGTTGGTCATGAATCGGCGGTGCCGGACATCCTGTTCTTCCAGCGTTTGTCGGAAAATGCGGTTGGCTTGCACTTTGTGCCACGAGGCATAAATACCCACATACCCGACAAACCACGCGACGCCCAACCATGCAAGCGCTGCCCGCATCGGCTCGTTTTTCTGAAATTTTGCCGCGAGCACCAGAAACAATCCGAAAGGAATCGTCGCCAATGGGTCCACCACCGAAATGGTGTTCCACTGCACTCGCAAATCGCTGAAAGGCTGCCAAATCTGAGTGCCGTAGTTAGTGCAACAATCAAGGATTGGGTGCGTGAAAATGCTTAGGAAAAACAAGGCAACCCAAGTAAGGTAAGGTGCTTCCACGAGCGGAAGGTCGCGCCGCCAATACTCGTTCCACAATTTTCGAGCAAGCCATATACCTATCGCAATCGTGGGGAGCAGCACATAAAAACTTAGCCCCTCTCCCACCAGCACGGGAATAAAATTGATAGCAGCCGCTGCCCCAAAAAAGAACAGCAACCAGATACCCATTGCCCACGCCTTGTAGCCCCGCAATCGGTATATGTTGTTGTGGTAAAACCACCGCGTCAGCCATGCAAAAACCCAGGGCGCGAGCGCCGCAAAAAGAAACGAGTGCATGAAGCCGCGATGAAAGGAGGTGCTTGCGATTTCGTCGGTAAAAAAAACGGCCAACACGTCCAAATCTGGAATCGTGCCGCCCACGGCACCCCAAAGCATGGCGCGGTTGCCGAGTTTTTTGCCCGCCACCACCTCGCCACAGGCAGCACCGAGAACAATTTGTGTGAGTGAATCCATTTTTTGGTTGATAAGGGTTGATGAAAGTTGATAAGGGTTGATAATCAACATTTATCAACCTTCATGAACTTTATCAACCTTTACTTTTTCTTCAAAATAGCTCGTTGAAACACCCCGAACGGATATGTTTTT
This genomic interval from Saprospiraceae bacterium contains the following:
- a CDS encoding metal-dependent hydrolase — translated: MDSLTQIVLGAACGEVVAGKKLGNRAMLWGAVGGTIPDLDVLAVFFTDEIASTSFHRGFMHSFLFAALAPWVFAWLTRWFYHNNIYRLRGYKAWAMGIWLLFFFGAAAAINFIPVLVGEGLSFYVLLPTIAIGIWLARKLWNEYWRRDLPLVEAPYLTWVALFFLSIFTHPILDCCTNYGTQIWQPFSDLRVQWNTISVVDPLATIPFGLFLVLAAKFQKNEPMRAALAWLGVAWFVGYVGIYASWHKVQANRIFRQTLEEQDVRHRRFMTNPTIFNNIVWHGVAEDDTAFYYGLYGFNDQAERYAPFSVIPKNHHLLEGIPPDARALRFLRWFSNGYYSVMPYNGDTLQVNDLRFGLLGDSIRGNNYVFPFLLFKNEKGEWDAKQNNRNRSSVKGSEESFQKLWERIVSGRK
- a CDS encoding biopolymer transporter ExbD, with product MGLKRRQRVEPEFSLAAMIDVIFLLLMFFMLTSNFVTTNSLQLQLPSSSSSAPIASTPLAVSIRKTGQMYLGNSPIDRQSLQPVLGSRVRAEDEDPTKVTITIAAEQGVPIEDVVFVLDIANKLKVRTILATNQLKDDK
- a CDS encoding MotA/TolQ/ExbB proton channel family protein; this encodes MIVNAFLTSFFFLQTRPSTTPGTTTPATTTPPPAESQSLFDLITGSSASGQVVIGILTLLSIYAVYIIVERYFTLSRAGQVDQNFMNSIRNSVENGNLQAAKALCQSVDAPMARMVEKGLDRIGKPLDDINKSIETVGNLELLKLEKNLSTLASISGIAPMIGLLGTVIGLIIAFQAMANAEGAITAKTLSDGIYHALTATAFGLFVSIMAMAGYNLLVSKLDQVIFKMENTAMQFMDLLQEPSR
- a CDS encoding phosphatidate cytidylyltransferase — encoded protein: MQQRVISAIIFVIAMLGGVFGGDKAFYLLFILITAGCLWEFTGLMFSQETNHARFRRIVGTVLGCLPFIVFGSKIFNLFLSMPSGSQFSPYLFVADLSDNVSPILMSIIMLMLFVFLLFIVELFLESERPFTNIGHYLLGVVYIGVPFALLISISYWHDNYAPLRVFGLLFLTWTNDTMAYFTGSFLGKTPFFSRISPKKTWEGTIGGILCTFIVAILLSKIITDFDPEEWIVLAIIVALFGTLGDLVESMLKRSAHIKDSGSILPGHGGFLDRFDSFIFVLPFAWLALMILEG
- the pnuC gene encoding nicotinamide riboside transporter PnuC, with amino-acid sequence MEILQRLWEGLLATTPLEFVAVFFGVASVMFSRLENIWVYPTGIVNTTIYIYLSIVAGLYAEAGVNFYYTVMSIVGWWLWAQKREGQKVLRITRSSQREWLSALVFFGLCWAVLFFILKKLTDSTVPLADGFAAAAAYTGMWLMARKKLENWLWWIVTNIASMPLYFVKGFVFTSFQYFVFLVLAILGYVEWRRKMRVSILPESSKPAKQTATRR